In Cicer arietinum cultivar CDC Frontier isolate Library 1 chromosome 1, Cicar.CDCFrontier_v2.0, whole genome shotgun sequence, one DNA window encodes the following:
- the UGT79B26 gene encoding cyanidin 3-O-galactoside 2''-O-xylosyltransferase FGGT1 yields the protein MEAPPLHLAMFPWLAMGHFTPYLHLSNKLAKRGHKISFFIPKNTLNKLQHLNLNPHLITFVPITVPHVDGLPHDAETASDVPFSLLPLIATAMDETKKEIELLLKELKPQIVFFDFQYWVPNLTKKLGIKSVQYWIASPYSISYFFHGPRQSLGKELTVDDLKKPPSGYPDSSIKLHSHELQFLASSRKLVFGSGVLLYDRLHFGTSLADAIGFKGCKEIDGPYAQYLGTVYGKPSLLSGPLLPESPLTTLDEKWVSWLKGFKHGSVVYCAYGSEGPLQENQFKELLLGLELTGFPFVAALKPPVGFESIEEALPQGFNERVKGRGIVYGGWVQQQLILEHPSVGCFITHCGAASITEALVNTCQLVLLPRVGVDHIMNARMMSTKLKVGVEVEKGDEDGLFTKESVCNAVNIVMDEGNEIGREVKANHIQLRKFLLSENLESSCVDNFCQKLRHLL from the exons ATGGAAGCTCCTCCTTTACACTTAGCTATGTTTCCATGGCTTGCTATGGGACACTTCACACCATATCTTCatctctcaaacaaattagCCAAAAGGGGACACAAAATCTCATTCTTCATTCCCAAAAATACACTCAACAAGTTACAACATCTCAACCTTAACCCACATCTTATTACCTTTGTACCAATCACTGTCCCTCATGTTGATGGCCTTCCTCATGATGCTGAAACAGCTTCAGATGTTCCCTTTTCTTTGTTACCTCTTATTGCTACAGCCATGGATGaaacaaagaaagaaattgAACTTCTTCTAAAGGAACTAAAGCCACAAATAGTTTTCTTTGATTTCCAATATTGGGTTCCAAACTTGACTAAAAAACTTGGCATCAAAAGTGTTCAATATTGGATAGCTAGTCCATATTCAATATCTTACTTTTTTCATGGACCAAGACAAAGTCTAGGAAAAGAATTAACTGTAGATGATCTAAAGAAACCACCTTCAGGGTACCCTGATTCATCCATCAAACTTCATTCACATGAACTTCAATTTCTAGCTTCATCAAGAAAACTTGTTTTTGGAAGTGGTGTTTTGTTGTATGATCGTTTGCATTTCGGTACAAGTTTGGCAGATGCAATTGGTTTCAAAGGTTGTAAAGAAATCGATGGACCATATGCTCAATATCTTGGAACTGTTTATGGAAAGCCTTCTCTACTTTCAG GTCCTCTTTTACCTGAGTCTCCCTTAACTACTTTAGATGAAAAATGGGTGTCATGGCTTAAGGGATTCAAACATGGCTCTGTGGTTTATTGTGCATATGGAAGTGAAGGTCCATTACAAGAAAATCAATTCAAAGAGTTGTTGCTTGGTCTTGAGTTAACAGGTTTTCCATTTGTTGCGGCTCTAAAGCCTCCAGTTGGATTTGAGTCTATTGAAGAGGCTCTCCCACAAGGGTTCAATGAAAGAGTCAAAGGAAGAGGGATTGTTTATGGAGGTTGGGTGCAGCAACAATTGATTTTAGAACACCCTTCTGTTGGTTGTTTCATAACACACTGTGGAGCTGCTTCTATAACTGAAGCACTTGTTAACACGTGTCAGTTGGTATTGTTACCACGTGTAGGTGTTGATCATATAATGAATGCAAGGATGATGAGTACAAAGTTGAAAGTTGGTGTGGAAGTTGAGAAAGGTGATGAAGATGGATTGTTTACAAAAGAAAGTGTTTGCAATGCTGTGAATATTGTGATGGATGAAGGGAATGAAATTGGAAGAGAAGTTAAAGCAAATCATATTCAATTGAGGAAATTTTTATTGAGTGAGAATTTAGAGTCCTCATGTGTTGACAATTTCTGTCAAAAGCTTCGTCATTTGctctaa